The sequence GAGCATTCGGGGCATTGGAGCGCGATCCGTTTATGTTCACAGAATAGAGAGGCGGCCACGTTGACACTCCGCGATTGATATGATGTCCTTATCTTTCTTTGCGTAGCGGTCCTTCCCTTCCGCCCAAGATATGTTTCCAGGGGGGTCGGAAAAAGCTGAAATAGGGGCTCCCCGATTGGGCGGCGCTTCCACAGGAGGCGATTGAGCATGGGACTCTTCGACAAAGTTATCGGAACGACCAATGAGAAGTTGAACGACAAGGAAGGCTTCGCCGGCATCGCCTTGTGCGCTGTCGCGGCAGATGGCGTCATCACGGAGGAAGAGGCGTTGGGCCTTGGCACGACCATGAATCGAATGAAGCTCTTCCGGGGCCTCAACCAGCGCCAGATGAACGACATCTTCGGCAAGCTCGTCCGTGTCGTCAAGAGCCAGGGTGTGGACAACCTCATGAAACACTCCGCCGAGGCCGTCCCCGCCGACCTCAAGCCCACCGCGTTCGCGGTCGCCGCGGACCTCCTCTTTGCCGACGGCGAAGTGGCACCGGCCGAGCAGAAATTCCTTGAGAAGATCCAGTACTCGTTGGGAGTGCCGGACGACCTCGCGTTGAAGGTCGTCGAAGTCATCGCGTTGAAGAACAAGGGTTGAACCCCGAGCGTTTGGGAAGTCGGCCGCGGGGTGCTTCATCGCGCTCCGCCCGCCCCTTCTTTCTTTCCCATCCTTCTTTCCCGTCATTCTCTCCGATCCCTCTTTCGCCCACACGATTAAGATAACCTCGTAAGTTCCCTTGTCGTGGCCGGCGGTCGACTTCTTTTTTTCCTGGGGCTTCTCGCCGCTATCGCCGGGATGATGGTCATCGCGGTGACATTCGCGTTCCAGACGGCCCCTTCGATCGCGCCGGTCGCGCCGACGCTTCTCACGACGGGGATCATGGTGGCAGTGGCCGGTGTGGCGTTCGTCCTCTTGGGCCGCATGTCGGGTTGAGCCCGGTTCCGCGGCGGCGGTGTCGCTCCTGATAATCATGTAGACCACAATCTACATATAATCATGTAGATGTACATCGACACAATGGCTTCAGCAAGGACCGAGACCCCGTTGGAACGTCGGCTCGAACGCCTTACGGGCGAAGATCCCAAGTGCTGCACCGAAGATCTCCAAGCGATCGTCGAAGCGGCCAGCGCCGCCCCCGGGTTCGCCCGCGCCCTCTTGCACGCGAAGGCGATGGCCGACGAAAAGCGGTTGCAAACCCTTTCGCTCCTGAAACGCCGAGGCGAGCTATGCGGTTGCGAGATCCAAGCGGCGCTCGGTCTTACGCACGCAACCGTGAGCCACCACATGGCGTGTCTTGAGACCG is a genomic window of Euryarchaeota archaeon containing:
- a CDS encoding helix-turn-helix transcriptional regulator, translating into MADEKRLQTLSLLKRRGELCGCEIQAALGLTHATVSHHMACLETAGLVTPERRGKWTYYRLTKEARTLVP
- a CDS encoding tellurite resistance TerB family protein, yielding MGLFDKVIGTTNEKLNDKEGFAGIALCAVAADGVITEEEALGLGTTMNRMKLFRGLNQRQMNDIFGKLVRVVKSQGVDNLMKHSAEAVPADLKPTAFAVAADLLFADGEVAPAEQKFLEKIQYSLGVPDDLALKVVEVIALKNKG